In a genomic window of Erigeron canadensis isolate Cc75 chromosome 5, C_canadensis_v1, whole genome shotgun sequence:
- the LOC122600557 gene encoding protein IQ-DOMAIN 17-like, with product MGKKGSWFTTLKRAFTVPKSYQDGLHGKIVEKRRWFPKSSDNVNQTSTNHSSKASQNLDSISVQRHFAATLIQTVFRGYLARKASKALKGIVMLQAMIRGQNVRNRKIVDVKYMHTLLHVHSRSSVKPSRSGSHMPDDQCFIPYTFEELNYILQARKEANLSHNINELQEQANYLVRWIEAEQWRVPREVVEVDRFLYESRNHQTTQCIPNSPSRRSSYSLSAGQQSVTPSPIKTKPSLVYSDNSRGIKGDRNDIATPNYMATTESAKAKTRSLTSPRQTSRTPRMERVSFAKKRLSYSVPDPSHNCKAYFHGYNN from the exons ATGGGAAAGAAAGGGTCATGGTTTACAACACTCAAGAGAGCATTCACCGTGCCGAAAAGCTACCAAGATGGTCTCCATGGCAAG ATTGTAGAAAAGAGAAGATGGTTCCCAAAATCATCAGATAATGTCAACCAAACTTCGACTAATCATAGTTCAAAGGCTAGCCAGAACTTGGATTCCATTTCTGTCCAACGCCATTTTGCAGCCACTCTCATTCAGACTGTCTTCAGAGGCTATCTG GCAAGAAAAGCATCGAAGGCACTTAAAGGGATAGTAATGCTACAAGCTATGATCAGAGGTCAGAATGTAAGGAATCGAAAAATCGTTGATGTTAAATACATGCATACTCTCCTTCATGTTCATAGTCGCTCAAGTGTTAAGCCATCTAGGAGCGGGTCTCACATGCCAGATGATCAGTGTTTTATACCGTACACTTTTGAAGAGCTGAATTATATCTTGCAAGCTAGAAAAGAAGCTAACCTATCGCATAACATAAACGAGCTTCAAGAACAAGCTAATTACTTGGTTCGGTGGATAGAAGCAGAGCAATGGAGGGTCCCTAGAGAAGTAGTTGAAGTTGACAGATTTTTATACGAGTCACGGAACCACCAGACCACACAATGCATCCCAAATTCACCAAGCCGAAGATCAAGCTACAGTCTCTCAGCTGGTCAACAATCTGTCACACCATCTCCAATCAAGACTAAACCATCACTGGTATACTCTGATAACTCAAGGGGCATAAAAGGAGACAGAAATGACATTGCAACACCCAACTACATGGCTACCACGGAATCTGCTAAAGCAAAAACCAGATCACTAACCTCACCAAGGCAAACGTCTCGAACACCACGAATGGAACGAGTCAGCTTTGCAAAGAAACGACTATCATACTCTGTTCCAGACCCCTCTCACAATTGCAAGGCTTATTTTCATGGCTACAATAACTAA
- the LOC122600556 gene encoding growth-regulating factor 8 isoform X1 has translation MGDECDVGLGLKMSFMSNSERYGVYGNATNQMASGFGPKSTTDRVMGISGKVLFTANQWQELERQTMIYKYIRASMPIPPQLLLPLSTQSNRVSTGLRFSNGSDPEPWRCRRTDGKKWRCAKEVAPDQRYCERHAHKTRSRSRKPVETQAHNTKDNPNTVLSAANQQTKGNEWFVKNGAIPVSQMNTQFHQSMQSPSGVLKRDQIFKQAFIENQRQKPYLDAIASDAAAGERKQDFIDAWSSIGSADDCSLTLSMQSGRNATAFDHESFEMAVGMLNDDREGCGDGYKPAHQWLNQNSWTVSTPGGPLGEALCLGISGTGGTSQDEPSPHGYSNGSCEDSSDQGLGFIR, from the exons atgggTGATGAGTGTGATGTTGGGCTGGGTTTGAAGATGAGTTTTATGTCAAATTCTGAAAGATATGGTGTTTATGGTAATGCTACTAATCAAATGGCTTCTGGGTTTGGTCCTAAATCCACTACAG ATAGAGTTATGGGTATTTCTGGGAAAGTTCTTTTTACTGCAAATCAGTGGCAAGAACTTGAGAGACAGACAATGATTTACAAGTACATAAGGGCTTCCATGCCTATTCCTCCTCAACTCCTCTTACCTTTATCCACTCAATCCAACA GGGTGAGTACTGGTTTGAGATTCTCAAACGGGTCGGATCCGGAGCCATGGAGGTGTAGGAGAACTGATGGGAAGAAATGGAGGTGTGCAAAAGAAGTGGCACCTGATCAGAGGTATTGTGAACGCCATGCCCACAAGACGAGATCTCGTTCAAGAAAGCCTGTGGAAACTCAAGCCCACAACACCAAAGATAATCCCAACACTGTGCTCTCTGCTGCAAACCAACAAACCAA GGGCAATGAATGGTTCGTAAAGAATGGTGCTATCCCTGTGTCTCAAATGAACACTCAATTTCACCAATCAATGCAATCACCAAGTGGAGTATTGAAAAGGGACCAGATTTTTAAACAAGCGTTTATTGAAAATCAGCGGCAGAAACCTTATTTGGATGCTATTGCCAGTGATGCAGCTGCAGGTGAAAGGAAGCAAGACTTCATTGATGCTTGGTCAAGTATTGGAAGTGCAGATGATTGTTCTCTTACTTTGTCGATGCAATCTGGCAGGAATGCAACCGCGTTTGATCATGAGAGTTTTGAAATGGCTGTTGGAATGTTAAATGATGACAGAGAAGGGTGTGGTGATGGTTACAAGCCGGCCCACCAGTGGCTGAACCAAAATTCTTGGACAGTGTCGACCCCAGGTGGACCATTAGGTGAAGCATTGTGTTTGGGAATTTCTGGGACTGGGGGTACATCTCAAGATGAGCCATCACCTCATGGCTATAGCAATGGCTCATGTGAAGATAGTAGTGATCAGGGGCTTGGTTTCATTAGGTGA
- the LOC122600556 gene encoding growth-regulating factor 1 isoform X2 yields the protein MGDECDVGLGLKMSFMSNSERYGVYGNATNQMASGFGPKSTTDRVMGISGKVLFTANQWQELERQTMIYKYIRASMPIPPQLLLPLSTQSNRVSTGLRFSNGSDPEPWRCRRTDGKKWRCAKEVAPDQRYCERHAHKTRSRSRKPVETQAHNTKDNPNTVLSAANQQTNDAAAGERKQDFIDAWSSIGSADDCSLTLSMQSGRNATAFDHESFEMAVGMLNDDREGCGDGYKPAHQWLNQNSWTVSTPGGPLGEALCLGISGTGGTSQDEPSPHGYSNGSCEDSSDQGLGFIR from the exons atgggTGATGAGTGTGATGTTGGGCTGGGTTTGAAGATGAGTTTTATGTCAAATTCTGAAAGATATGGTGTTTATGGTAATGCTACTAATCAAATGGCTTCTGGGTTTGGTCCTAAATCCACTACAG ATAGAGTTATGGGTATTTCTGGGAAAGTTCTTTTTACTGCAAATCAGTGGCAAGAACTTGAGAGACAGACAATGATTTACAAGTACATAAGGGCTTCCATGCCTATTCCTCCTCAACTCCTCTTACCTTTATCCACTCAATCCAACA GGGTGAGTACTGGTTTGAGATTCTCAAACGGGTCGGATCCGGAGCCATGGAGGTGTAGGAGAACTGATGGGAAGAAATGGAGGTGTGCAAAAGAAGTGGCACCTGATCAGAGGTATTGTGAACGCCATGCCCACAAGACGAGATCTCGTTCAAGAAAGCCTGTGGAAACTCAAGCCCACAACACCAAAGATAATCCCAACACTGTGCTCTCTGCTGCAAACCAACAAACCAA TGATGCAGCTGCAGGTGAAAGGAAGCAAGACTTCATTGATGCTTGGTCAAGTATTGGAAGTGCAGATGATTGTTCTCTTACTTTGTCGATGCAATCTGGCAGGAATGCAACCGCGTTTGATCATGAGAGTTTTGAAATGGCTGTTGGAATGTTAAATGATGACAGAGAAGGGTGTGGTGATGGTTACAAGCCGGCCCACCAGTGGCTGAACCAAAATTCTTGGACAGTGTCGACCCCAGGTGGACCATTAGGTGAAGCATTGTGTTTGGGAATTTCTGGGACTGGGGGTACATCTCAAGATGAGCCATCACCTCATGGCTATAGCAATGGCTCATGTGAAGATAGTAGTGATCAGGGGCTTGGTTTCATTAGGTGA